In the Gorilla gorilla gorilla isolate KB3781 chromosome 10, NHGRI_mGorGor1-v2.1_pri, whole genome shotgun sequence genome, one interval contains:
- the PRPF40B gene encoding pre-mRNA-processing factor 40 homolog B isoform X7 yields the protein MMPPPGIPPPFPPMGLPPISQRPPAIPPMPPGILPPMLPPMGAPPPLTQIPGMVPPMMPGMLMPAVPVTAATAPGADTASSAVAGTGPPRALWSEHVAPDGRIYYYNADDKQSVWEKPSVLKSKAELLLSQCPWKEYKSDTGKPYYYNNQSKESRWTRPKDLDDLEVLVKQEAAGKQQQQLPQTLQPRPPQPQPDPPPVPPGPTPVPTGLLEPEPGGSEDCDVLEATQPLEQGFLQQLEEGPSSSGQHQPQQEEEESKPEPERSGLSWSNREKAKQAFKELLRDKAVPSNASWEQAMKMVVTDPRYSALPKLSEKKQAFNAYKAQREKEEKEEARLRAKEAKQTLQHFLEQHERMTSTTRYRRAEQTFGELEVWAVVPERDRKEVYDDVLFFLAKKEKEQAKQLRRRNIQALKSILDGMSSVNFQTTWSQAQQYLMDNPSFAQDHQLQNMDKEDALICFEEHIRALEREEEEERERARLRERRQQRKNREAFQTFLDELHETGQLHSMSTWMELYPAVSTDVRFANMLGQPGSTPLDLFKFYVEELKARFHDEKKIIKDILKDRGFCVEVNTAFEDFAHVISFDKRAAALDAGNIKLTFNSLLEKAEAREREREKEEARRMRRREAAFRSMLRQAVPALELGTAWEEVRERFVCDSAFEQITLESERIRLFREFLQVLETECQHLHTKGRKHGRKGKKHHHKRSHSPSGSESEEEELPPPSLRPPKRRRRNPSESGSEPSSSLDSVESGGAALGGRGSPSSHLLGADHGLRKAKKPKKKTKKRRHKSNSPESETDPEEKAGKESNEKEQEQDKDRELQQAELPNRSPGFGIKKEKTGWDTSESELSEGELERRRRTLLQQLDDHQ from the exons ATGCCCCCTCCAGGGATCCCCCCACCCTTTCCTCCGATGGGGCTACCCCCCATAAGTCAGAGACCACCAGCTATCCCCCCCATGCCACCTGGCATCCTGCCCCCAATGCTTCCACCAATGGGGGCGCCACCACCACTCACACAG ATACCAGGAATGGTACCTCCGATGATGCCAGGAATGCTGATGCCAGCGGTGCCTGTCACCGCAGCG ACGGCTCCGGGTGCGGACACCGCCAGCT CTGCTGTGGCTGGGACAGGCCCTCCG agGGCCCTATGGAGTGAGCATGTGGCCCCAGATGGGCGCATCTACTACTACAATGCTGACGACAAGCAGTCCGTGTGGGAGAAGCCCAGCGTGCTCAAGTCCAAGGCAGAG CTGCTCCTGTCCCAATGTCCCTGGAAAGAGTACAAGTCGGACACAGGCAAACCTTATTACTATAACAACCAGAGTAAAGAGTCTCGCTGGACCCGGCCCAAGGATCTGGATGACCTAGAGG TTCTAGTCAAACAAGAGGCTGCAGG gaaacagcagcagcagctgccacAGACACTTCAGCCACGGCCGCCTCAGCCACAGCCTGACCCCCCACCTGTACCTCCTGGTCCCACCCCAGTGCCCACAGGCCTCCTGGAACCTGAGCCAGGTGGGAGTGAAGATTGTGATGTGTTGGAGGCCACCCAGCCCCTGGAACAGGGGTTCCTGCAGCAGCTGGAGGAGGGCCCCAGCAG TTCTGGACAGCatcagccacagcaggaggaggaggaatcaaAGCCAGAACCAGAGAGGTCTGGCCTCAGTTGGAGCAACCGGGAGAAGGCAAAGCAGGCATTCAAGGAACTGCTGAGGGACAAG GCTGTCCCCTCCAATGCCTCATGGGAACAGGCCATGAAGATGGTGGTCACCGACCCCCGTTACAG TGCCTTGCCTAAACTGAGTGAGAAAAAGCAGGCATTCAATGCCTACAAGGCGCAgcgggagaaggaggagaaggaggaggcccGGCTAAGGGCCAAAGAGGCCAAGCAGACCCTGCAGCATTTCCTGGAGCAGCATGAACGCATGACCTCCACCACCCGCTACCG GCGGGCAGAACAGACCTTTGGGGAGCTGGAGGTCTGGGCTGTGGTCCCTGAGAGGGATCGAAAAGAGGTTTATGATGATGTCCTCTTCTTCCTGGCCAAGAAGGAGAAG GAACAGGCCAAGCAGCTCCGGCGCCGCAATATCCAGGCCCTAAAGAGCATTCTGGATGGGATGAGTAGTGTCAACTTCCAAACCACGTGGTCCCAGGCCCAGCAGTACCTCATGGATAACCCCAGCTTTGCTCAGGACCATCAGCTGCAGA ACATGGACAAGGAAGATGCACTGATCTGTTTTGAGGAGCACATCCGAGCtttggagagggaagaggaggaggaacgGGAGCGGGCCCGGCTTCGGGAGCGACGCCAACAACGCAAGAATCGGGAGGCCTTCCAG ACCTTCCTGGACGAGCTGCATGAGACAGGGCAGCTGCACTCTATGTCCACCTGGATGGAGCTATATCCAGCAGTCAGCACTGATGTCCGCTTTGCCAACATGCTGGGCCAGCCGG GCTCCACCCCTCTGGACTTATTCAAGTTCTATGTGGAGGAGTTGAAGGCACGATTCCATGATGAAAAGAAGATCATTAAGGACATCCTTAAG GACCGGGGCTTCTGCGTGGAGGTGAACACGGCCTTTGAGGACTTCGCCCACGTCATAAGCTTTGACAAGAGGGCTGCCGCACTGGACGCAGGCAACATCAAGCTGACCTTCAATAGT CTGCTGGAGAAAGCAGAGGCACGGGAGAGGGAGCGGGAGAAGGAGGAGGCACGCAGGATGCGGCGCAGGGAAGCTGCCTTTCGAAGCATGCTGAGGCAGGCTGTGCCTGCTCTGGAGCTAGGCACTGCCTGGGAAGAG GTCCGTGAGCGTTTTGTGTGTGACTCAGCCTTTGAGCAGATCACCCTGGAGTCGGAGCGGATCCGGCTCTTCCGGGAGTTCCTACAGGTGCTGGAG ACTGAATGCCAGCACCTCCACACCAAAGGCCGAAAGCATGGCAGGAAAGGCAAGAAGCACCATCACAAGCGTTCCCACTCACCCTCA GGCTCTGAGTCAGAAGAAGAGGAGCTGCCCCCACCATCTCTCCGGCCCCCCAAGCGGAGGAGGCGGAACCCCTCAGAGTCAGGCTCTGAGCCCTCTTCCTCACTTGATTCAGTTGAAAGTGGGGGTGCTGCCCTTGGAGGACGGGGCTCCCCTTCCTCCCATCTTCTTGGAGCAG ATCATGGCCTTCGGAAAGccaagaaaccaaaaaagaaaactaagaagagAAGACACAAGTCG AATAGTCCTGAGAGTGAGACAGACCCTGAGGAGAAAGCTGGCAAGGAGAGCAATGAGAAAGAACAAGAACAGGACAAGGACAGGGAGCTCCAGCAGGCAGAGCTCCCTAACCGTTCCCCAGGCTTTGGAATCAAGAAGGAGAAG ACAGGCTGGGACACGTCAGAAAGTGAGCTGAGTGAGGGTGAGCTGGAGAGGCGGCGGCGGACACTCCTACAGCAGCTGGACGATCACCAGTGA
- the PRPF40B gene encoding pre-mRNA-processing factor 40 homolog B isoform X14 yields the protein MMPPPGIPPPFPPMGLPPISQRPPAIPPMPPGILPPMLPPMGAPPPLTQIPGMVPPMMPGMLMPAVPVTAATAPGADTASSAVAGTGPPLLLSQCPWKEYKSDTGKPYYYNNQSKESRWTRPKDLDDLEVLVKQEAAGKQQQQLPQTLQPRPPQPQPDPPPVPPGPTPVPTGLLEPEPGGSEDCDVLEATQPLEQGFLQQLEEGPSSSGQHQPQQEEEESKPEPERSGLSWSNREKAKQAFKELLRDKAVPSNASWEQAMKMVVTDPRYSALPKLSEKKQAFNAYKAQREKEEKEEARLRAKEAKQTLQHFLEQHERMTSTTRYRRAEQTFGELEVWAVVPERDRKEVYDDVLFFLAKKEKEQAKQLRRRNIQALKSILDGMSSVNFQTTWSQAQQYLMDNPSFAQDHQLQNMDKEDALICFEEHIRALEREEEEERERARLRERRQQRKNREAFQTFLDELHETGQLHSMSTWMELYPAVSTDVRFANMLGQPGSTPLDLFKFYVEELKARFHDEKKIIKDILKDRGFCVEVNTAFEDFAHVISFDKRAAALDAGNIKLTFNSLLEKAEAREREREKEEARRMRRREAAFRSMLRQAVPALELGTAWEEVRERFVCDSAFEQITLESERIRLFREFLQVLEQTECQHLHTKGRKHGRKGKKHHHKRSHSPSGSESEEEELPPPSLRPPKRRRRNPSESGSEPSSSLDSVESGGAALGGRGSPSSHLLGADHGLRKAKKPKKKTKKRRHKSNSPESETDPEEKAGKESNEKEQEQDKDRELQQAELPNRSPGFGIKKEKTGWDTSESELSEGELERRRRTLLQQLDDHQ from the exons ATGCCCCCTCCAGGGATCCCCCCACCCTTTCCTCCGATGGGGCTACCCCCCATAAGTCAGAGACCACCAGCTATCCCCCCCATGCCACCTGGCATCCTGCCCCCAATGCTTCCACCAATGGGGGCGCCACCACCACTCACACAG ATACCAGGAATGGTACCTCCGATGATGCCAGGAATGCTGATGCCAGCGGTGCCTGTCACCGCAGCG ACGGCTCCGGGTGCGGACACCGCCAGCT CTGCTGTGGCTGGGACAGGCCCTCCG CTGCTCCTGTCCCAATGTCCCTGGAAAGAGTACAAGTCGGACACAGGCAAACCTTATTACTATAACAACCAGAGTAAAGAGTCTCGCTGGACCCGGCCCAAGGATCTGGATGACCTAGAGG TTCTAGTCAAACAAGAGGCTGCAGG gaaacagcagcagcagctgccacAGACACTTCAGCCACGGCCGCCTCAGCCACAGCCTGACCCCCCACCTGTACCTCCTGGTCCCACCCCAGTGCCCACAGGCCTCCTGGAACCTGAGCCAGGTGGGAGTGAAGATTGTGATGTGTTGGAGGCCACCCAGCCCCTGGAACAGGGGTTCCTGCAGCAGCTGGAGGAGGGCCCCAGCAG TTCTGGACAGCatcagccacagcaggaggaggaggaatcaaAGCCAGAACCAGAGAGGTCTGGCCTCAGTTGGAGCAACCGGGAGAAGGCAAAGCAGGCATTCAAGGAACTGCTGAGGGACAAG GCTGTCCCCTCCAATGCCTCATGGGAACAGGCCATGAAGATGGTGGTCACCGACCCCCGTTACAG TGCCTTGCCTAAACTGAGTGAGAAAAAGCAGGCATTCAATGCCTACAAGGCGCAgcgggagaaggaggagaaggaggaggcccGGCTAAGGGCCAAAGAGGCCAAGCAGACCCTGCAGCATTTCCTGGAGCAGCATGAACGCATGACCTCCACCACCCGCTACCG GCGGGCAGAACAGACCTTTGGGGAGCTGGAGGTCTGGGCTGTGGTCCCTGAGAGGGATCGAAAAGAGGTTTATGATGATGTCCTCTTCTTCCTGGCCAAGAAGGAGAAG GAACAGGCCAAGCAGCTCCGGCGCCGCAATATCCAGGCCCTAAAGAGCATTCTGGATGGGATGAGTAGTGTCAACTTCCAAACCACGTGGTCCCAGGCCCAGCAGTACCTCATGGATAACCCCAGCTTTGCTCAGGACCATCAGCTGCAGA ACATGGACAAGGAAGATGCACTGATCTGTTTTGAGGAGCACATCCGAGCtttggagagggaagaggaggaggaacgGGAGCGGGCCCGGCTTCGGGAGCGACGCCAACAACGCAAGAATCGGGAGGCCTTCCAG ACCTTCCTGGACGAGCTGCATGAGACAGGGCAGCTGCACTCTATGTCCACCTGGATGGAGCTATATCCAGCAGTCAGCACTGATGTCCGCTTTGCCAACATGCTGGGCCAGCCGG GCTCCACCCCTCTGGACTTATTCAAGTTCTATGTGGAGGAGTTGAAGGCACGATTCCATGATGAAAAGAAGATCATTAAGGACATCCTTAAG GACCGGGGCTTCTGCGTGGAGGTGAACACGGCCTTTGAGGACTTCGCCCACGTCATAAGCTTTGACAAGAGGGCTGCCGCACTGGACGCAGGCAACATCAAGCTGACCTTCAATAGT CTGCTGGAGAAAGCAGAGGCACGGGAGAGGGAGCGGGAGAAGGAGGAGGCACGCAGGATGCGGCGCAGGGAAGCTGCCTTTCGAAGCATGCTGAGGCAGGCTGTGCCTGCTCTGGAGCTAGGCACTGCCTGGGAAGAG GTCCGTGAGCGTTTTGTGTGTGACTCAGCCTTTGAGCAGATCACCCTGGAGTCGGAGCGGATCCGGCTCTTCCGGGAGTTCCTACAGGTGCTGGAG CAGACTGAATGCCAGCACCTCCACACCAAAGGCCGAAAGCATGGCAGGAAAGGCAAGAAGCACCATCACAAGCGTTCCCACTCACCCTCA GGCTCTGAGTCAGAAGAAGAGGAGCTGCCCCCACCATCTCTCCGGCCCCCCAAGCGGAGGAGGCGGAACCCCTCAGAGTCAGGCTCTGAGCCCTCTTCCTCACTTGATTCAGTTGAAAGTGGGGGTGCTGCCCTTGGAGGACGGGGCTCCCCTTCCTCCCATCTTCTTGGAGCAG ATCATGGCCTTCGGAAAGccaagaaaccaaaaaagaaaactaagaagagAAGACACAAGTCG AATAGTCCTGAGAGTGAGACAGACCCTGAGGAGAAAGCTGGCAAGGAGAGCAATGAGAAAGAACAAGAACAGGACAAGGACAGGGAGCTCCAGCAGGCAGAGCTCCCTAACCGTTCCCCAGGCTTTGGAATCAAGAAGGAGAAG ACAGGCTGGGACACGTCAGAAAGTGAGCTGAGTGAGGGTGAGCTGGAGAGGCGGCGGCGGACACTCCTACAGCAGCTGGACGATCACCAGTGA
- the PRPF40B gene encoding pre-mRNA-processing factor 40 homolog B isoform X6 translates to MMPPPGIPPPFPPMGLPPISQRPPAIPPMPPGILPPMLPPMGAPPPLTQIPGMVPPMMPGMLMPAVPVTAATAPGADTASSAVAGTGPPRALWSEHVAPDGRIYYYNADDKQSVWEKPSVLKSKAELLLSQCPWKEYKSDTGKPYYYNNQSKESRWTRPKDLDDLEVLVKQEAAGKQQQQLPQTLQPRPPQPQPDPPPVPPGPTPVPTGLLEPEPGGSEDCDVLEATQPLEQGFLQQLEEGPSSSGQHQPQQEEEESKPEPERSGLSWSNREKAKQAFKELLRDKAVPSNASWEQAMKMVVTDPRYSALPKLSEKKQAFNAYKAQREKEEKEEARLRAKEAKQTLQHFLEQHERMTSTTRYRRAEQTFGELEVWAVVPERDRKEVYDDVLFFLAKKEKEQAKQLRRRNIQALKSILDGMSSVNFQTTWSQAQQYLMDNPSFAQDHQLQNMDKEDALICFEEHIRALEREEEEERERARLRERRQQRKNREAFQTFLDELHETGQLHSMSTWMELYPAVSTDVRFANMLGQPGSTPLDLFKFYVEELKARFHDEKKIIKDILKDRGFCVEVNTAFEDFAHVISFDKRAAALDAGNIKLTFNSLLEKAEAREREREKEEARRMRRREAAFRSMLRQAVPALELGTAWEEVRERFVCDSAFEQITLESERIRLFREFLQVLEQTECQHLHTKGRKHGRKGKKHHHKRSHSPSGSESEEEELPPPSLRPPKRRRRNPSESGSEPSSSLDSVESGGAALGGRGSPSSHLLGADHGLRKAKKPKKKTKKRRHKSNSPESETDPEEKAGKESNEKEQEQDKDRELQQAELPNRSPGFGIKKEKTGWDTSESELSEGELERRRRTLLQQLDDHQ, encoded by the exons ATGCCCCCTCCAGGGATCCCCCCACCCTTTCCTCCGATGGGGCTACCCCCCATAAGTCAGAGACCACCAGCTATCCCCCCCATGCCACCTGGCATCCTGCCCCCAATGCTTCCACCAATGGGGGCGCCACCACCACTCACACAG ATACCAGGAATGGTACCTCCGATGATGCCAGGAATGCTGATGCCAGCGGTGCCTGTCACCGCAGCG ACGGCTCCGGGTGCGGACACCGCCAGCT CTGCTGTGGCTGGGACAGGCCCTCCG agGGCCCTATGGAGTGAGCATGTGGCCCCAGATGGGCGCATCTACTACTACAATGCTGACGACAAGCAGTCCGTGTGGGAGAAGCCCAGCGTGCTCAAGTCCAAGGCAGAG CTGCTCCTGTCCCAATGTCCCTGGAAAGAGTACAAGTCGGACACAGGCAAACCTTATTACTATAACAACCAGAGTAAAGAGTCTCGCTGGACCCGGCCCAAGGATCTGGATGACCTAGAGG TTCTAGTCAAACAAGAGGCTGCAGG gaaacagcagcagcagctgccacAGACACTTCAGCCACGGCCGCCTCAGCCACAGCCTGACCCCCCACCTGTACCTCCTGGTCCCACCCCAGTGCCCACAGGCCTCCTGGAACCTGAGCCAGGTGGGAGTGAAGATTGTGATGTGTTGGAGGCCACCCAGCCCCTGGAACAGGGGTTCCTGCAGCAGCTGGAGGAGGGCCCCAGCAG TTCTGGACAGCatcagccacagcaggaggaggaggaatcaaAGCCAGAACCAGAGAGGTCTGGCCTCAGTTGGAGCAACCGGGAGAAGGCAAAGCAGGCATTCAAGGAACTGCTGAGGGACAAG GCTGTCCCCTCCAATGCCTCATGGGAACAGGCCATGAAGATGGTGGTCACCGACCCCCGTTACAG TGCCTTGCCTAAACTGAGTGAGAAAAAGCAGGCATTCAATGCCTACAAGGCGCAgcgggagaaggaggagaaggaggaggcccGGCTAAGGGCCAAAGAGGCCAAGCAGACCCTGCAGCATTTCCTGGAGCAGCATGAACGCATGACCTCCACCACCCGCTACCG GCGGGCAGAACAGACCTTTGGGGAGCTGGAGGTCTGGGCTGTGGTCCCTGAGAGGGATCGAAAAGAGGTTTATGATGATGTCCTCTTCTTCCTGGCCAAGAAGGAGAAG GAACAGGCCAAGCAGCTCCGGCGCCGCAATATCCAGGCCCTAAAGAGCATTCTGGATGGGATGAGTAGTGTCAACTTCCAAACCACGTGGTCCCAGGCCCAGCAGTACCTCATGGATAACCCCAGCTTTGCTCAGGACCATCAGCTGCAGA ACATGGACAAGGAAGATGCACTGATCTGTTTTGAGGAGCACATCCGAGCtttggagagggaagaggaggaggaacgGGAGCGGGCCCGGCTTCGGGAGCGACGCCAACAACGCAAGAATCGGGAGGCCTTCCAG ACCTTCCTGGACGAGCTGCATGAGACAGGGCAGCTGCACTCTATGTCCACCTGGATGGAGCTATATCCAGCAGTCAGCACTGATGTCCGCTTTGCCAACATGCTGGGCCAGCCGG GCTCCACCCCTCTGGACTTATTCAAGTTCTATGTGGAGGAGTTGAAGGCACGATTCCATGATGAAAAGAAGATCATTAAGGACATCCTTAAG GACCGGGGCTTCTGCGTGGAGGTGAACACGGCCTTTGAGGACTTCGCCCACGTCATAAGCTTTGACAAGAGGGCTGCCGCACTGGACGCAGGCAACATCAAGCTGACCTTCAATAGT CTGCTGGAGAAAGCAGAGGCACGGGAGAGGGAGCGGGAGAAGGAGGAGGCACGCAGGATGCGGCGCAGGGAAGCTGCCTTTCGAAGCATGCTGAGGCAGGCTGTGCCTGCTCTGGAGCTAGGCACTGCCTGGGAAGAG GTCCGTGAGCGTTTTGTGTGTGACTCAGCCTTTGAGCAGATCACCCTGGAGTCGGAGCGGATCCGGCTCTTCCGGGAGTTCCTACAGGTGCTGGAG CAGACTGAATGCCAGCACCTCCACACCAAAGGCCGAAAGCATGGCAGGAAAGGCAAGAAGCACCATCACAAGCGTTCCCACTCACCCTCA GGCTCTGAGTCAGAAGAAGAGGAGCTGCCCCCACCATCTCTCCGGCCCCCCAAGCGGAGGAGGCGGAACCCCTCAGAGTCAGGCTCTGAGCCCTCTTCCTCACTTGATTCAGTTGAAAGTGGGGGTGCTGCCCTTGGAGGACGGGGCTCCCCTTCCTCCCATCTTCTTGGAGCAG ATCATGGCCTTCGGAAAGccaagaaaccaaaaaagaaaactaagaagagAAGACACAAGTCG AATAGTCCTGAGAGTGAGACAGACCCTGAGGAGAAAGCTGGCAAGGAGAGCAATGAGAAAGAACAAGAACAGGACAAGGACAGGGAGCTCCAGCAGGCAGAGCTCCCTAACCGTTCCCCAGGCTTTGGAATCAAGAAGGAGAAG ACAGGCTGGGACACGTCAGAAAGTGAGCTGAGTGAGGGTGAGCTGGAGAGGCGGCGGCGGACACTCCTACAGCAGCTGGACGATCACCAGTGA
- the PRPF40B gene encoding pre-mRNA-processing factor 40 homolog B isoform X16, with amino-acid sequence MPPPGIPPPFPPMGLPPISQRPPAIPPMPPGILPPMLPPMGAPPPLTQIPGMVPPMMPGMLMPAVPVTAATAPGADTASSAVAGTGPPLLLSQCPWKEYKSDTGKPYYYNNQSKESRWTRPKDLDDLEVLVKQEAAGKQQQQLPQTLQPRPPQPQPDPPPVPPGPTPVPTGLLEPEPGGSEDCDVLEATQPLEQGFLQQLEEGPSSSGQHQPQQEEEESKPEPERSGLSWSNREKAKQAFKELLRDKAVPSNASWEQAMKMVVTDPRYSALPKLSEKKQAFNAYKAQREKEEKEEARLRAKEAKQTLQHFLEQHERMTSTTRYRRAEQTFGELEVWAVVPERDRKEVYDDVLFFLAKKEKEQAKQLRRRNIQALKSILDGMSSVNFQTTWSQAQQYLMDNPSFAQDHQLQNMDKEDALICFEEHIRALEREEEEERERARLRERRQQRKNREAFQTFLDELHETGQLHSMSTWMELYPAVSTDVRFANMLGQPGSTPLDLFKFYVEELKARFHDEKKIIKDILKDRGFCVEVNTAFEDFAHVISFDKRAAALDAGNIKLTFNSLLEKAEAREREREKEEARRMRRREAAFRSMLRQAVPALELGTAWEEVRERFVCDSAFEQITLESERIRLFREFLQVLETECQHLHTKGRKHGRKGKKHHHKRSHSPSGSESEEEELPPPSLRPPKRRRRNPSESGSEPSSSLDSVESGGAALGGRGSPSSHLLGADHGLRKAKKPKKKTKKRRHKSNSPESETDPEEKAGKESNEKEQEQDKDRELQQAELPNRSPGFGIKKEKTGWDTSESELSEGELERRRRTLLQQLDDHQ; translated from the exons ATGCCCCCTCCAGGGATCCCCCCACCCTTTCCTCCGATGGGGCTACCCCCCATAAGTCAGAGACCACCAGCTATCCCCCCCATGCCACCTGGCATCCTGCCCCCAATGCTTCCACCAATGGGGGCGCCACCACCACTCACACAG ATACCAGGAATGGTACCTCCGATGATGCCAGGAATGCTGATGCCAGCGGTGCCTGTCACCGCAGCG ACGGCTCCGGGTGCGGACACCGCCAGCT CTGCTGTGGCTGGGACAGGCCCTCCG CTGCTCCTGTCCCAATGTCCCTGGAAAGAGTACAAGTCGGACACAGGCAAACCTTATTACTATAACAACCAGAGTAAAGAGTCTCGCTGGACCCGGCCCAAGGATCTGGATGACCTAGAGG TTCTAGTCAAACAAGAGGCTGCAGG gaaacagcagcagcagctgccacAGACACTTCAGCCACGGCCGCCTCAGCCACAGCCTGACCCCCCACCTGTACCTCCTGGTCCCACCCCAGTGCCCACAGGCCTCCTGGAACCTGAGCCAGGTGGGAGTGAAGATTGTGATGTGTTGGAGGCCACCCAGCCCCTGGAACAGGGGTTCCTGCAGCAGCTGGAGGAGGGCCCCAGCAG TTCTGGACAGCatcagccacagcaggaggaggaggaatcaaAGCCAGAACCAGAGAGGTCTGGCCTCAGTTGGAGCAACCGGGAGAAGGCAAAGCAGGCATTCAAGGAACTGCTGAGGGACAAG GCTGTCCCCTCCAATGCCTCATGGGAACAGGCCATGAAGATGGTGGTCACCGACCCCCGTTACAG TGCCTTGCCTAAACTGAGTGAGAAAAAGCAGGCATTCAATGCCTACAAGGCGCAgcgggagaaggaggagaaggaggaggcccGGCTAAGGGCCAAAGAGGCCAAGCAGACCCTGCAGCATTTCCTGGAGCAGCATGAACGCATGACCTCCACCACCCGCTACCG GCGGGCAGAACAGACCTTTGGGGAGCTGGAGGTCTGGGCTGTGGTCCCTGAGAGGGATCGAAAAGAGGTTTATGATGATGTCCTCTTCTTCCTGGCCAAGAAGGAGAAG GAACAGGCCAAGCAGCTCCGGCGCCGCAATATCCAGGCCCTAAAGAGCATTCTGGATGGGATGAGTAGTGTCAACTTCCAAACCACGTGGTCCCAGGCCCAGCAGTACCTCATGGATAACCCCAGCTTTGCTCAGGACCATCAGCTGCAGA ACATGGACAAGGAAGATGCACTGATCTGTTTTGAGGAGCACATCCGAGCtttggagagggaagaggaggaggaacgGGAGCGGGCCCGGCTTCGGGAGCGACGCCAACAACGCAAGAATCGGGAGGCCTTCCAG ACCTTCCTGGACGAGCTGCATGAGACAGGGCAGCTGCACTCTATGTCCACCTGGATGGAGCTATATCCAGCAGTCAGCACTGATGTCCGCTTTGCCAACATGCTGGGCCAGCCGG GCTCCACCCCTCTGGACTTATTCAAGTTCTATGTGGAGGAGTTGAAGGCACGATTCCATGATGAAAAGAAGATCATTAAGGACATCCTTAAG GACCGGGGCTTCTGCGTGGAGGTGAACACGGCCTTTGAGGACTTCGCCCACGTCATAAGCTTTGACAAGAGGGCTGCCGCACTGGACGCAGGCAACATCAAGCTGACCTTCAATAGT CTGCTGGAGAAAGCAGAGGCACGGGAGAGGGAGCGGGAGAAGGAGGAGGCACGCAGGATGCGGCGCAGGGAAGCTGCCTTTCGAAGCATGCTGAGGCAGGCTGTGCCTGCTCTGGAGCTAGGCACTGCCTGGGAAGAG GTCCGTGAGCGTTTTGTGTGTGACTCAGCCTTTGAGCAGATCACCCTGGAGTCGGAGCGGATCCGGCTCTTCCGGGAGTTCCTACAGGTGCTGGAG ACTGAATGCCAGCACCTCCACACCAAAGGCCGAAAGCATGGCAGGAAAGGCAAGAAGCACCATCACAAGCGTTCCCACTCACCCTCA GGCTCTGAGTCAGAAGAAGAGGAGCTGCCCCCACCATCTCTCCGGCCCCCCAAGCGGAGGAGGCGGAACCCCTCAGAGTCAGGCTCTGAGCCCTCTTCCTCACTTGATTCAGTTGAAAGTGGGGGTGCTGCCCTTGGAGGACGGGGCTCCCCTTCCTCCCATCTTCTTGGAGCAG ATCATGGCCTTCGGAAAGccaagaaaccaaaaaagaaaactaagaagagAAGACACAAGTCG AATAGTCCTGAGAGTGAGACAGACCCTGAGGAGAAAGCTGGCAAGGAGAGCAATGAGAAAGAACAAGAACAGGACAAGGACAGGGAGCTCCAGCAGGCAGAGCTCCCTAACCGTTCCCCAGGCTTTGGAATCAAGAAGGAGAAG ACAGGCTGGGACACGTCAGAAAGTGAGCTGAGTGAGGGTGAGCTGGAGAGGCGGCGGCGGACACTCCTACAGCAGCTGGACGATCACCAGTGA